The genomic stretch TTTCACATTGCATGTTCATCTACAAAAATTATCTTGGGATACTTGGGGGTTGCCCTATTACAGGAAACAATCAAGAAGTTGCATTGCTAAACTTAAAGCATGGAGTCTGGTTGTCTGTTTCCATTCCCTTGTTGAGCCAGTGCCTCTGTGTCCGTAGTTCATCGATTGTCATTGAAGATCATCTTGTTATTTTAGGTGGTGGTGCATCTTGCTATGCATTTGGGACCAAATTTAATCAACCAATAATAGTTGATCTGCATTCAGTGGACTCTATGTTTAAACATGATGACAAGAAGGATGGCACGCCTGTACAAAGTTGTGATGCAATCCCTACTGTTGACTTATCAAGAGATGAAAAAAAGGGTCATGATAAGTCACAAAATGATTCTCATTCTGGTGGTTTTACTGATTCAGGCCCTCTGGTTCTTCAACTGGAAAAGAAGTATGCTAAATTAGCAAAGGACATTCTGAAAAAGTTTGGATGGTTGGATCTTGCTAGAAAAGTTCGAGTGAGCCATGATAACAGCCATGTTCTTTTTCCTGTCAATGAAGTCTTCCATGTCCTAAATACTGATGACCACATGATGATGGAACATAAGTCATGTAACCTTGATGAAACGTTAGCATTTACTGAAAAGAAGCTTGCGGGAGATAACGTATCTCTTCAaaatgcattaaaatttttgtCATCTTGCAATGGTTCCTTTTTGAAAGATGAACTAGCCATCAGCCGAAAGCCTTCCAAGTCTCCTCAAAACATCATGAAGGAACTTGTATCTTCTCTTCTAGAAACTAAAGGAATGCCCTCTCAGTTGTTGGAGCAGCTCCCAGCAAGGTTTGTTTTCTCTGATGAGAATATCTATTGCTGTTACGACTATGGATTTGCTTAAGTTTCATTCTTATGTGTAGGTGGGAGATACTTGGTGACATCATCATACTCCCAAAGACATGTTTTAAGGATCCATTGTGGGAATCGGTTAGCGAGGAACTCTGGCCACTAGTTGCCAAGTCACTCGGCGCACAACGTCTTGCACGTCAAGTAAGTGCTGGCTGAATTCTTGGTTTCTGTTTTCTAAGTTATTGGAAATAGGAATAATTACCATATTATTGTGAAGCTCAACGCCTATTTGTGTAGCTAATTGATAATGTTTGTTGTCCTGCTGTTACTCTTAATTAAAGTCAGTATCTTGTATGGTGTCTCATGCTTAATTGCATCTCAATATTAGATAGTGCTTTTCTAATAGTTTGTAACTAGTGGCATGCATGTGGTTACCCTGCCAAGCATTTTTTTCTCTGGGGATTCTATATAATTTACTCCGTCTGCCCCCTTTTGTGCAGGGTAAAATCATACCAAATGGTACAAGAGATAGTACACTGGAACTTCTTCTGGGTGATAACGGATGGGTTACCCATCATGAAAATGGCATCTGTTATTCACTTGATGCAACAAAATGTATGTTTTCTTCTGGTAACCGTTCGGAGAAGCTTCGCATGGGACAGCTTGACTGTAGAGATGAGGTGGTTGTGGATTTGTTTGCTGGAATCGGATACTTTGTTCTCCCATTTCTCGTGAAGTATGTTCTCTGTGATAACCTTGGTCTAACACATTCTGATTATACAAAAATGCTGTTCTAAATTTCTTACTCTTGCAGGGCTAATGCTAAGTTCGTTTATGCATGTGAATGGAATCCACATGCTCTGGAGGCTCTTCGACGCAATGTTTGTGACAACCACGTACAGGAACGATGTATTATACTCGAAGGAGATAACCGTGTGACTGCACCCAAAGTATGTACTGGGCAAATTTCACCTTTTTGCTAATACATGAACTAGGATGGTTCCTGACCTTTCTTTTTTCATGCTGGACTTGAATTAGGGTGTTGCTGATCGAGTTTGTCTCGGATTGTTACCCTCAAGTGAATGTAGCTGGGCCACTGCTGTTAGAGCTTTAAGGTGATCCCTCCGCATCACTGAGTTGTTTCAATCTTGTTTATTTCGTTGTGTGTTTCTCATAGTATTCCATAAAGATGTAAATGTAGAGGCCTAGGTAAGCTTGTCTTGGCCTGCTCGCATGGGGCCAACTGAGTTTATTGTTTCTGTTGCACTATCAGCAGCAGCCTTCAACAGTCAAGGAGATTAAGTATTGTTTGAGCTGGTTTTGTGAGGATTCTAGTTGTGTTTCAGAGTCAGTTGGGAATTGGATGTACCTGTTACCTTTTGGAAAGTTGTATCTATTTTAGGATTGGTTTGTTCATCATGCTCAGCTAGGATATCGAGTCCATATAAATCTGGATAGTCCTTATAAACAATAGCATTTTACCCTGTTTAAACAAAAAAAGGTTTCCCTATTATAATTGTTATTGAGTTATTCTCAAGCCCTCTAGCTTTTCTCTTCTGCGCCTGCTGCCCTTTTGTAATCGCCAACCATACCCACCTGTTTGTAAGTGCCCACAACAATTTCCCATCGAAATATTTTTTCAGAAGATTCTAAATGTTCTTTAAATTCAAACCCAGCTTAGAGGCGCTAGTCTGACATATTCCAGAATGCTTACTGCTTACATGCTAATTTTTGCATGCTTCCAATAATAATCAGTAGCATACTGTTAGGTTGTCTGCACACTGAAAATGCCTGCATAGTGTTGCTTTCAGTGTGCCACGCATTGACATGCTGAGCTGGTAAAGAAGTGTTGAAATAGTGAATATGTGGCCTCACATGAAAACAAGTTGTCTTTTCCATTGCATGCAATATGAAATTGTGGGCCAAAAAGGagaacacccccccccccccccaaaagaCATCACATCTATCGTAAAGGTGGGGACCTGTTTCCTTGGACTGTTCGTGGGATGTTCTCTAAATCTCGTAAATGTGATGACTATTTTGCGCTAATGCCAGAGTTTTATGGTTGATACATGATGCATGATCTGTTCTTTAGGATATGCTATAATGTTGCTTTGTTAGAATTATTATTACATTATTGGTCTTGTATTCAAAATGCCCTTGTTACCAAAGTAGATTCTGGATTAGAGTTTGGTATTCAGGATGTAGAAGTTTTTATAGGGCTAATGTTGGTGTCTTGTACATTTTTGTTTATGATACGACAAGATCCATGAATTCAGTTAGCCTGTGTCTCAGTGGCTTGAGTGAGAACAGTAGCATAAATGCGATCAAGCAAGCCTTACCTTTTATGCTTAGTGCAGTGACTACACAAAGATTAGTATATTTCAAATGACTTGACATAGTTGGCTTTGGTTGTAATGAGCAGCCCTATTGTTTTTCTGCTTGAATNNNNNNNNNNNNNNNNNNNNNNNNNNNNNNNNNNNNNNNNNNNNNNNNNNNNNNNNNNNNNNNNNNNNNNNNNNNNNNNNNNNNNNNNNNNNNNNNNNNNTTTTTTGAAACCCGGGTAAGTTTTTTTGTTGGGCCCTGTCCCCCTTTTTTACCCCCCCCAAACCCCCTTGTTGGTAAGGCCCCCAAAAAATTTCCCCAGGAAAATTTTTTTTCGaagatttcaaatttttttaaatttaaaacCCCGGCTGGGGGGGGTTTTTGGAAAATTTCCGGAAAGTGTAAGGGTTAAGGGTAAATTTTCGCAGTCTCACAAAAAAAACAGGAGGGAACTTTGGGGGGGGGGTGACCAAGAAAAAACCCAAAAAAGGGGGTTTTTTACGTGGCCCCGACTTGGCAAGGGGATGTGGTAAagaaaggttaaaaaaaagaaaatggggccccacaaaaaaaaaaggttttttttcccttcctaaaaaaaaaaaatttggggccaaaaaaaaaaaccccccccccccccccccccccccccccccggaatTCGCTAGACTGCCATGTGCTGCATTACGAACATCTCATGTTCAGATCCTACTCTTGCTATGTGTAGGGTTGAAGGAGGCATATTGCATATACATGGGAATGTCAATGACTCGGATGAGACACGGTGGCTGGACAATGTTgttgaatccatcagtaacaTTGCCAAAGCTCACGGTAAAACTGCTGACATGCTTTTTTGATCTGTTGCCAACCATTTCTTGTTGCTCTCCAAGAGTATCACGAGTGCTATGTCTCTATTCTTATACACCATTCCCTGGCCTTTGTAATGCAGGACTATCTTGGAGTGTCTCTTCGGAGCATGTCGAACGTGTCAAATGGTATGGGCCACATATTCGACACCTTGTGGTTGACGTAAGATGCCGGCCAATCTAACAAAGCAAACGCGTTGAGAAATGCATTCTGTACTTACCGGGCCCTGGGATGCTCGGGCGCATTGTTGCATACTGTATTGTACTACAGTTATGTTCGATCGTGTTTTAGCCCAGGAGTTGCTTTTTACTCTCGTATTAGCCATCAGGGAGCCTCTGTAACCTTAAAAAAACATGTTATTGACGAAATTTGCAACTACAGCAAAGTTGCGTTCTTGTACGGATTATTTTATGTACCATTTTACATTAAAGATAATTTATGCTGTTTCTGAACATTTTAGTAGTTATTTCTGCAGTTGCTAATGGCATAGCACACTGTTGGGTATTTGCATTGATTCCGGTAGAGGTCATGGGACTCTAGTGAAAAGTATAATACAAGCCTATTTTATTTTGAAGAGGAAACAATACGTATGTTGTATATTTCTGCCAATACTTGGGCAGATTACAAGTATGTTTAGGGCCTGTCGAGGTATTTTTACTGACCATGATTTTGGTAATTGCAGCACTAATGCAGTATTTTATTCAAGAAGGCTAACCGATATATACGGCACAATTTTCATGAAAACCTCGCATGTCATACTGCTTTgtcccaaaagaaacaaaaaggagtGGCACTTGTTTTATATTTTTAAGTCTAGTTGTTTTAAGTTTAAATGGATTTATATGGAAAAAAAAGTATCACCATCTATGCCATCAAATATGTATGTTGTATGGTATGAAATATATTTCATGACAAATTTAATAAAACTTATTTGGTATTATAAATATTGGTGTACtttttataaattttgtaaACTTTTAGATGGTTTAACTTAGGACGGAGTTatgagtgtattttttttttggtggggTGGGGTTGGGGAGGGGGGAGATTGAAGTTATTTCTTTCGACGCTGATTGATTACGAGAGTCTATCACAGCTTCaatgttgagaaaaaaaattggagaGTATGAgcggattttttttaatatgacattttttaaaaagaaacacCTTGAAGTTCTTGATACTATTGTATTTTGCGAAACAACTATGATATTTCTTCAAcactaaaaaaaaattcagcccCCTAGGATACACAGTAGAAACTATACAATTGGATACGTATCTTACCATGATTTCATGCTACATTGTTGAGAACATAATTGAAAGCGAGATTTTAACAGACCAAATTAAGATGCAAAATGCACTTTTTATTAGATGAACTTCAATAAACAGAAGAAAGGGACATTAAGATACTACAAGGCAAAAAAACACGAGCAAAAAAGATATACACAATCATCTCTCAACAATGCAAAAGCAACGTCCATTGTAAGCCTTCATCCAGCTACCAAGTACCAACCATGAAGGAAAAAGAGCAAAAAACAGTTACTAATGGTACACCGTTTCTACAATGGGAACATGCTACTTGAGCCTCATCGGCTGCTGCATCCCTCCTCTCATCATAGCGCAAAATTCCTCATAGTTAATTCTTCCATCCTGGGACAGGCAAATGACCAGCATCAAGAAGATGGAAGGAATACATGTAATGCAGCAGAAAAGACGATAGTGTAAGCAGCTTACATTGTCCGTGTCAACTTCTGATATGATCTCCTTTATCGTACTCGTGTCGCCCATCTCATGCTCGATCAAAGCTGACTCTAGCTCATCTCTTGTGATGAAGCTGCATAATGTCAAGGTAATCCTCCATGTTAAACAAAAACAAGTTATGCATAAGACGTACTTTGGAAGAAATTGGTGCTAATAAATGTGAACCTGTGATAGTATTATAACCAATAGTTTAGACAAGTTTTGATGGAAAAAGAAGGGGTGACTTATTGGTTAGCATTTGAGATGTCAATTTGAAGTACTCACCCACTGTTATCTTTATCAAAGTACTGGAATGCCTTGAACAAATGCTCATCTCGTTCGAGCTTGTGTCTATGCATTGTGGCAGTGATGAACTCAACATAGTCAATGGATCCATTCCCATCAACATCAGCCTGGAAAATGCCAAAAGGTAAGCATGCAAGGAAGCCAAGAACAAGATTCCGAAAGTGTACAGTAACTTAATTCCAGATTAGAACATACAGCCTCCATCAACTGCTTTACTTCAGCTTCTGACAGCTTTGATCCAAGTTTGGCTAATCCTGCTTTGAGTTCTTCGTATGTGATTGTACCACTGTTGTCTGTGTCCATGTTCATGAACATTTGCTTCAAGCCCTTGATCTCTTCCTCATTAAGGTTTGAAGCAATAACCTGCACATACATTTGGTAATAAGCACAAATGAAGGGAAAAAATAGCTAAGCAAGCATCAACATGAAGATAATAACCTTCAGAGCCATCTTTTTCAGCTTATTCATTGCTCTGAATTGCTTCATTCTAGAAAGAACAGCACTGTCAATAGGCTTATCAGATGCGTCTCCACCTTCTCTGAGCCAAGGATGTTCTGATCAAGCATTTAACGtacaaattattattattattatttctgAAAAGTTGCTGAATTAGAAATTAACGCAGTGCTAGAAGCTTACGAAGAACTTGACCCGAAGTAAGTCTTTTCTTTGGATCTCGTGTCAACATCTTCCTAACCAGGTCTTTAGCACTCTCAGAAATTGATGGCCAAGGTTGACTTTCAAAGTCAATCTCCTCATGCAGAATAGCATCAAATATCCCCTTTTCGGTTTCTACACAGGAAAGAAGAGGATAAATAAACAAAAAAGGATAGCATTGCTGCTTAATAGTAGACATGTAATATGTTGAAGTGGTTCTTAGAGGTACATGTACCAGCCCAAAATGGAGGCACGCCACTGAGAAGAATGTACAACATAACACCGGCACTCCAAACATCTATCTCTTTTCCGTAGCTACGCCTAAGGACTTCAGGAGCAACATAATAAGCACTTCCAACAATGTCCCTGTACATCTTTCCTGTTATGTTCAAAAGGCAGCCAGTGAAGAGATAATGAGAAATCCCAAAGCTAGAAATTTAGGGTCTAATGCTATTAatcatcaaaaacttactgcAGTTTGTTACACCAAGTTCCCTTAATTAggaattataaaaaaaatatccaaaCACTGAGATCACTGATGGAAATGTCCAATGAAAAAATACGGTCTACCTCCCCACAGCAAGCAATTTTCTTATTTTCATATATTCTGCAATTGCTAACATCACTAAATATTTATACATCTCCCCAAATATAAGGATCGCCACTAAGAGGACAATAAGATTCTTAATGTGATAGCAACTGGGCTTCAAACCAGTCAAACATTAAAAACCATTGAGCTATCATCACTAGTTTACTAGTGGTTTCTCACTCATAACTGATACAGAACCAGCTTCATAGTATTCGATGCCTGAAACTGAACATGGCAACAATCACCAGTTTTGGCTGGTTCTCTGTGAAGCTAGGCGGGATCAACAGGTATTCAAGTGACTTAAGTACTATGGCACATTATGTTTACACTTTGCAGTATCAAAAATGTTGCCCATGACATGTCCAAAAAGGTGTGAATTATCCACAAGCTCTTGAATTGCGTGGAATGAAAAAGTGCCATAAGTTCTAATGACCTGAAATCAGATTGTATATGGAATGCTAGCCTTAGCTGGGTTGTTCAGCAATATGAACACTGAAAACTACAACCAGCCACGAACCTCAACAGATCAAAGTTCAGAAATATATGTCTAAATGCTATTGCAAATAATGCACATTCCAAGCGTACATAGATCATATATATTCGAATTACCTTCTTCAATAAAGACCGAAAGCCCAAAATCAGTGGCCTTGAGCATTGCATTCTCCTCCTTAGTTGCGAGCAAGAAATTCTCTGGCTTCAGATCACGGTGCATCACTCCCATGAAGTGGCAAATGTTCACAACATTCACAACTGCTCTGCAGATTGTAGCAGCTGCCCGTTCTGTGTAGTGCCCCTTAGCAATGATCCGGTCGAATAGCTCGCCACCTGCACAGAGCTCCATCACCACATGCACATTGCTCTTATCCTCATACGCTCCCCTGAACTCGACAATGTTTGGCTGTCCGGACAAATGCTGCATGATCTGGATCTCCCTGCGGATGTCCTCCCTATCTGCCTTGCTGGTGAGCTTGCGCTTAGAGATGGACTTGCAGGCGTACTGCCTGCCTGTGGCAATCTCTGTGCAGAGGTATGTCACCCCGAACTGGCCCCGGCCAAGCTCCTTCCCAAGGGAGTAGACTGTGCGCACATCCTCGTACTGCTTGCCAAGAATTGTGTCCCCTGTGGGCTTCGGTGGGACAACTACAGGTGGGACTACTGGAGGGTTCATCGCCGGCGGCGTGTACCGTACCTCAGTCGGTGGCGGAGGAGCATTGTAACTGGGAGGTGTATGTGCTGGCTTTGCCTGGTTAGAATAGCCATACCCATTGGTAACTCCCCGTCCAGAATCCGGGGCCGTAGCTCTGCTGCAACACTGACCCATTTCTCTAGTCAAATTATTCCTTCGAGTTCCAAGCTTGCAACCTGGCTGCTGAGCAGATTAGAACTATCAAGAACTGAACCTGCAGGGATTCCAAGGAGGAAAGCAATTGTGTCAAAACAAAGCAAACCATTCAAGAAATATTTATGTTGTACTTTGAGAGTCATGATTCAAGACAAGATATCCAATACTGGATCTGCAAGCAAAACCCAAACAATAGGACTCAATAAAGAATAGTAGAAGAGTACAAAAGAAGCAATGCAAAGAATTGCCTCTGACACGACGTTGACCTCTTTCTACTCTGAACCCAATTCAAAAAACGCAAGAACTACAAGGAAACAAGGCAGATGACCATTCCCTTTGGTGGCACTGGAAGCAATAAGGAGATAAGGATACAGGCAAGTTTAGGTAAAGAGAGGCAAGGAAAAGGGCCACTGAAAGCAACAGCATCAACAAAGGCAGTCGGCACTGAGACCCAGGGGAAATAAAGGAAGCCACAAGACCCAGGATTCCGTATCGTAGCAATGGATTGATCGAGACAAGCGGAAAAGATATAAATAAGATATAACAGCTCGGGACTGCACTAAAATTTCCCTGTGCGAAGA from Setaria italica strain Yugu1 chromosome II, Setaria_italica_v2.0, whole genome shotgun sequence encodes the following:
- the LOC101786401 gene encoding tRNA wybutosine-synthesizing protein 2/3/4 isoform X2, producing the protein MDFAHRKAAALAALSSPAPDKSPKGGVDAPIAPLLEVLNSHPDLFTTSSCSGRVSVLAQPQEGQGQGAAKPKKKARGGGWVYVSHDPADPDAVVKQLFGGSGSGAAGDELVFRFEPMIVAVECRDAAAAAALVAAAISAGFRESGITSLQKRAMVAIRCSIRMEVPLGQIDELVVSPEYIRYLVRIANCKMEANKKRMDGFLDLLQTEGLSGSPGLLNNCNGSNSQTVDHRASLGCEVKISLDKGAKKNNDLVTKRRNGGKNCDADDRGDSEIGEGSLEAQYFENQDPTWSKGAEHGFVLEEKLPGNKKYHLSTAALKISGEPIEKLLLWGQSSCVFPVGGEQRVLTFGGFGGPGRHSRRNYSLLLDHKSGLLTEMIFKESPSPRMGHTVTSVDNSTFVIGGRGGPSEILDDVWVLQSTENTWLRLECSGNIFRPRHRHAAAAVASKIYVFGGLSNEGLYSCMNILDTKSMEWSMVAAAGEWPCARHSHSLVSYGSKLFMFGGHDGQHALKDFYSFDTTTLEWNKESTYEGTPSPRFSHCMFIYKNYLGILGGCPITGNNQEVALLNLKHGVWLSVSIPLLSQCLCVRSSSIVIEDHLVILGGGASCYAFGTKFNQPIIVDLHSVDSMFKHDDKKDGTPVQSCDAIPTVDLSRDEKKGHDKSQNDSHSGGFTDSGPLVLQLEKKYAKLAKDILKKFGWLDLARKVRVSHDNSHVLFPVNEVFHVLNTDDHMMMEHKSCNLDETLAFTEKKLAGDNVSLQNALKFLSSCNGSFLKDELAISRKPSKSPQNIMKELVSSLLETKGMPSQLLEQLPARWEILGDIIILPKTCFKDPLWESVSEELWPLVAKSLGAQRLARQGKIIPNGTRDSTLELLLGDNGWVTHHENGICYSLDATKCMFSSGNRSEKLRMGQLDCRDEVVVDLFAGIGYFVLPFLVKANAKFVYACEWNPHALEALRRNVCDNHVQERCIILEGDNRVTAPKGVADRVCLGLLPSSECSWATAVRALRVEGGILHIHGNVNDSDETRWLDNVVESISNIAKAHGLSWSVSSEHVERVKWYGPHIRHLVVDVRCRPI
- the LOC101786401 gene encoding tRNA wybutosine-synthesizing protein 2/3/4 isoform X3, encoding MVAIRCSIRMEVPLGQIDELVVSPEYIRYLVRIANCKMEANKKRMDGFLDLLQTEGLSGSPGLLNNCNGSNSQTVDHRASLGCEVKISLDKGAKKNNDLVTKRRNGGKNCDADDRGDSEIGEGSLEAQYFENQDPTWSKGAEHGFGNAKRVVLEEKLPGNKKYHLSTAALKISGEPIEKLLLWGQSSCVFPVGGEQRVLTFGGFGGPGRHSRRNYSLLLDHKSGLLTEMIFKESPSPRMGHTVTSVDNSTFVIGGRGGPSEILDDVWVLQSTENTWLRLECSGNIFRPRHRHAAAAVASKIYVFGGLSNEGLYSCMNILDTKSMEWSMVAAAGEWPCARHSHSLVSYGSKLFMFGGHDGQHALKDFYSFDTTTLEWNKESTYEGTPSPRFSHCMFIYKNYLGILGGCPITGNNQEVALLNLKHGVWLSVSIPLLSQCLCVRSSSIVIEDHLVILGGGASCYAFGTKFNQPIIVDLHSVDSMFKHDDKKDGTPVQSCDAIPTVDLSRDEKKGHDKSQNDSHSGGFTDSGPLVLQLEKKYAKLAKDILKKFGWLDLARKVRVSHDNSHVLFPVNEVFHVLNTDDHMMMEHKSCNLDETLAFTEKKLAGDNVSLQNALKFLSSCNGSFLKDELAISRKPSKSPQNIMKELVSSLLETKGMPSQLLEQLPARWEILGDIIILPKTCFKDPLWESVSEELWPLVAKSLGAQRLARQGKIIPNGTRDSTLELLLGDNGWVTHHENGICYSLDATKCMFSSGNRSEKLRMGQLDCRDEVVVDLFAGIGYFVLPFLVKANAKFVYACEWNPHALEALRRNVCDNHVQERCIILEGDNRVTAPKGVADRVCLGLLPSSECSWATAVRALRVEGGILHIHGNVNDSDETRWLDNVVESISNIAKAHGLSWSVSSEHVERVKWYGPHIRHLVVDVRCRPI
- the CDPK1 gene encoding LOW QUALITY PROTEIN: calcium-dependent protein kinase 2 (The sequence of the model RefSeq protein was modified relative to this genomic sequence to represent the inferred CDS: inserted 1 base in 1 codon) — translated: MGMAILTRQSQHIHLXSYNAPPPPTEVRYTPPAMNPPVVPPVVVPPKPTGDTILGKQYEDVRTVYSLGKELGRGQFGVTYLCTEIATGRQYACKSISKRKLTSKADREDIRREIQIMQHLSGQPNIVEFRGAYEDKSNVHVVMELCAGGELFDRIIAKGHYTERAAATICRAVVNVVNICHFMGVMHRDLKPENFLLATKEENAMLKATDFGLSVFIEEGKMYRDIVGSAYYVAPEVLRRSYGKEIDVWSAGVMLYILLSGVPPFWAETEKGIFDAILHEEIDFESQPWPSISESAKDLVRKMLTRDPKKRLTSGQVLQHPWLREGGDASDKPIDSAVLSRMKQFRAMNKLKKMALKVIASNLNEEEIKGLKQMFMNMDTDNSGTITYEELKAGLAKLGSKLSEAEVKQLMEAADVDGNGSIDYVEFITATMHRHKLERDEHLFKAFQYFDKDNSGFITRDELESALIEHEMGDTSTIKEIISEVDTDNDGRINYEEFCAMMRGGMQQPMRLK